A stretch of Castanea sativa cultivar Marrone di Chiusa Pesio chromosome 2, ASM4071231v1 DNA encodes these proteins:
- the LOC142623956 gene encoding protein PIN-LIKES 7-like has product MGFWTLFEVASMPILQVLLISILGAFMATEYLNLLPADARKSLNKIVFMVFTPSLMFASLSKTVTLQDIISWWFMPVNIGLTFLFGGILGWVVVKILRPKPHLEGLIIATCSSGNLGNLLLIIVPAICNEDGSPFGERSTCSSVGLSYASFSMALGGFFIWTYTYQLIRTSSKKLKALQATEKISKTPNNDLSADAETQLLKGEDEERVAIIVSSNKSIEDSEDQVIVAQGSASGLAKGNLSFWTKLTGFLHQILEELLAPPTLAATVGLIFGAITFLRNLVIGSGAPLRVIQDSIQLLGDGTIPCITLILGGNLTQGLRSSRMKPSVVIGVLLVRYVLLPAIGIWVVKAAATLGFLPSDPLYRFVLMVQFTLPPAMNIGTMTQLFNVAQEECSILFLWTYLVAALSLTVWSTIYMWILS; this is encoded by the exons ATGGGTTTTTGGACACTCTTTGAGGTGGCATCCATGCCAATCTTACAAGTCCTCCTAATCAGTATATTGGGAGCATTCATGGCAACTGAATATCTAAATCTTCTACCTGCCGATGCTCGAAAATCCTTGAACAAG ATTGTCTTCATGGTGTTCACTCCCTCACTCATGTTTGCGAGTCTATCCAAGACTGTTACGCTCCAAGACATTATTTCATG GTGGTTTATGCCAGTAAACATTGGGCTTACCTTTTTATTTGGAGGAATTCTTGGATGGgtagttgtaaaaatattgaggCCTAAGCCTCATCTGGAAGGCCTTATCATTGCTACATGTTCATCAG GAAACTTGGGAAACCTTCTCCTTATCATTGTCCCTGCAATCTGTAATGAGGATGGGAGTCCATTTGGTGAACGTAGTACTTGTAGCTCTGTTGGACTATCATATGCATCTTTCTCCATGGCG CTGGGTGGTTTCTTCATCTGGACCTATACTTACCAGCTGATACGAACCTCTTCCAAAAAACTCAAAGCACTACAAGCAACTGAGAAGATCTCAAAGACACCTAATAATGATTTAAGTGCTGATGCAGAAACTCAACTTCTCAAGGGAGAAGATGAAGAACGTGTTGCTATAATTGTATCATCAAACAAGTCTATTGAAGACTCCGAGGACCAAGTA ATTGTAGCCCAAGGATCAGCCAGTGGACTGGCAAAGGGAAATTTGTCATTCTGGACTAAACTAACTGGATTTCTTCACCAGATTCTTGAGGAGCTATTGGCCCCTCCAACACTAGCTGCT ACTGTGGGACTCATCTTTGGGGCAATTACATTTCTGAGAAACCTAGTAATTGGTAGTGGTGCCCCCCTGCGGGTGATCCAAGACTCCATTCAATTACTTGG GGATGGGACAATTCCTTGTATCACTCTTATACTAGGAGGCAACCTCACTCAAG GCCTACGCTCGTCAAGAATGAAGCCGTCGGTCGTCATTGGAGTGCTTTTAGTTCGGTACGTTCTACTTCCTGCAATCGGTATTTGGGTTGTTAAAGCAGCTGCAACTCTTGGCTTCCTCCCCTCAGACCCTTTGTACCGCTTTGTGTTAATGGTTCAGTTCACCCTGCCTCCTGCCATGAATATTG GAACCATGACCCAACTGTTTAATGTGGCTCAAGAAGAGTGTTCAATTCTATTTCTATGGACATACTTGGTTGCTGCTCTTTCACTCACAGTTTGGTCAACAATCTACATGTGGATTTTGTCTTGA